In a single window of the Coregonus clupeaformis isolate EN_2021a chromosome 10, ASM2061545v1, whole genome shotgun sequence genome:
- the LOC121575529 gene encoding myosin regulatory light polypeptide 9-like, translated as MSSKRAKGKTTKKRPQRATSNVFAMFDQSQIQEFKEAFNMIDQNRDGFIDKEDLHDMLASLGKNPSDEYLEGMMAEAPGPINFTMFLTMFGERLNGTDPEDVIRNAFACFDEEGSGVIHEDHLRELLTTMGDRFTDEEVDELFREAPIDKKGNFNYAEFTRILKHGAKDKDDM; from the exons ATGTCGAGCAAACGCGCAAAGGGGAAGACCACCAAGAAGCGCCCCCAGAGGGCCACGTCCAACGTGTTCGCCATGTTCGACCAGTCTCAGATCCAGGAGTTCAAGGAGGCCTTCAACATGATCGACCAGAACCGAGACGGCTTCATCGACAAGGAGGATCTGCACGATATGCTGGCCTCACTGG GTAAGAACCCGTCGGATGAGTACCTGGAGGGGATGATGGCCGAGGCGCCGGGGCCCATCAACTTCACCATGTTCCTCACCATGTTCGGAGAGCGCCTCAACGGCACCGACCCCGAGGACGTCATCCGCAATGCCTTCGCCTGCTTCGACGAGGAGGGCtctg GAGTGATCCACGAGGACCACCTGCGGGAGCTGCTGACCACCATGGGTGACCGCTTCACCGACGAGGAGGTTGACGAGCTATTTCGCGAGGCGCCCATCGACAAGAAGGGCAACTTCAACTACGCCGAGTTCACTCGCATCCTCAAACACGGCGCCAAGGACAAGGATGACATGTAG